CCCGCTCGAGGGGTTTACCGCGTTCCACCGCCTAGGTTTCCCTAGACGTATCGTCACTGTGGCACTTTTCAGGGGTACTCAGGCATAGCCGCAGCCTTAGCCGTTTTTCCCCGCCGTAACGTGCAAAGCACGCCCGCCGGCTTATTTTTTCACCGACCACGAACACTACAGGCATCACAGCCTGTGCGAGAATGGACTTTCCTCAGCCGACATAAGCCGACCGCAATTACCCAGGATTTACACCGTCATTATAATTCTACAAACGATGTGACTCGTTTGGATCATTATCTAATTGAGAACCGAAAACGTGCCGTTCCAAATTGGAAAGCCGCTTTAAAATGTCCATGTTGGTGACATTCGAAGCTGCTGGACTGGCCGTTGTGGTTTGGGGTTGGCTGGCACCCACCTGCACTTGCTTGGTGAGTTCGTCAACCTTAGCCAACAACCGTTCGTTTTCTTCTTGAAGCCGTTGATTTTCCTTGACAAAGGTGTCGTAGTCCTTGATGACGTTGTCTAAAAAGCTATCCACGTCGTCAGGATCGTAGCCACGCATCTTTTGCCGAAATTGCTTTTGTAAAATTTCTTTAGGAGTAAAATTAACGTTTTCCATCGATCACTACACCTCGTTGTCTTATCGAACCGGCACTATTAATAATACCAGTCTTCAGTCATTTTGGGAACTATTATTTAAATTTTCTTGATACTCGTTGGCACTCTCCTGTAACCAATCCATATCAATCAAGGTTAAGGGGTACGGATGCCGCTCACGGTACCGGTCGATTGCCCGGTAATCGTACTGGGGCTTCCCACTTACCTCTAAATCATAAACCAAGACCGCTTCGTCCGTGTGGGTCAGCATAAATTCTTGATAGTTTCTTAATTGTTGGGGCCCGCGATAGGGTTGGCTACTAACGGCCTGGTGAAAATCCACCCGGCTGGCTAACTGCCCGTAAACGGCCTGGTTGTTTTCGTTCCACTGACTGCCGAATTCCGCAAACGGCGTCATCATCGCAATCTTCAGCTCCGGGTAGGTTGCCTTTAAAGCCAGCCCCACTTCGATTGCCCACTGTTCAACGCCCAATTGGCCGCCCGTGATCAACCAATCGACGCCATTTTCAATCTTTTCGATCAATAATTTTTTAAGCGTTGCCTTGATGACCAGTAGTTTCGGGTCTTCGGTGCCGAAAACGCCCAGTTCGTAACTTCGATACCCCGTCAGCCATAAACGACTCACGCCATCACCCACCTTATCACAAATTTACTTTCTACCTATTAGTGTAGCGAAAAACCACCCGGGGGGCAATTGATAAGGGACGATTCCCGGTGAAACGACGGGGACGTGCGGTTTAGAGTTTTTATTTTGAGGTGAGCTTGGTATAATGTCAATAACTGGGCCAGCAACACGAAGGAGTGTGAGGCATCATGACCATCCGGTATCCCAATGGGCATGCCTACCGAGCGCCGGCAACCACCCACGCCACCCACTTTTCCGATACGTATACCAACTACGGTAAGCGGGGCATGTCGTTGGAAGAAGCGCTCAACGAAAGTAATGTTTACTATGAAACGCACGGCATTGCGGTCGTGCACAAGAAGCCGACCCCCATTCGGATTGTCAAAGTCGATTACCCGAAGCGCAGTGCCGCGGTGATTAAAGAGGCCTACTTTAGCACCGCATCGACGACCGATTACAATGGCGTTTATCAGGGACGGTATCTCGACTTTGATGCTAAGGAAACCCGCAACAAAACCGCGTTTCCCCTGAAAAACTTCCATCAGCACCAAATTGACCACTTCCGCGCTTGCACCGCGCAGGGTGGCATCTGTTTTGCTATTATTAAGTTTGTGGCTCACCAGGAGGTCTACCTTTACCGTGCAGAAGACCTCTTCACCTTCTGGGATGATCAAGCTACCGGCGGGCGTAAGTCCATTCCCTACACCGAGATTGCGGCGCACGGGATCCTGATTACCCCGCATATTCAGCCTTTAATTCCTTACCTAAAGGCCGTAGATCAGTTGTTCGCCTAATCGCACCCTGACTACGTTTACTACACAAAGGAGATTACCATGTCTGGTCACAATGAACCGCGGGAAACCCGCATGAGTCGCCGTGCTGCCGAGCAGCAACGACCAGCCGCTGGCCCGCAAAAACCCCGTCGCAACGGGTGGCGGACCTTTCGCCGGATCCTATACGTCCTGGTCGCCATCGTAGTTTTGGGCCTATTAGCCGGAGCGGGGTTGTTCTTCTACTACGCGCAAAGTGCACCGAAAATTTCGCAAAGTGCCCTGTCTAGTGACGCTTCGACTCGCGTCTATGACGCCGACGGTAAGGTCATTTCCCGTCTCGGCGCACAAAACCGCACCTACGTTAAGGCCAAAAACATTCCGGTCTTATTGGCCAAGGCCGTGGTTTCCACCGAAGACCGCCGTTTCTACAAAAATAACGGGATTGATCCCGTGCGGATCATCGGGGCCGCCTTCGCCAACGTCACCGGCTCGTCACTGGGAATGCAAGGTGGCAGTACCCTGACACAACAACTAGTTAAGTTGTCGGTCTTTTCGACCGCCGCTTCCGACCGAACATTAAAGCGTAAGGCCCAAGAAGCCTGGTTAGCCCTAAAGGTCGACCACGACTACTCCAAGCCCCAGATTTTGGAATACTACATTAACAAGGTCTACATGGGTAACGGGGTCTACGGGATGCAGACGGCCGCCCAATACTACTACGGTAAAAAGCTAACTGAGTTAAACCTCGCGCAGTTGGCCCAACTCGCCGGGATGCCGCAGTCACCGGTCAGTTACGATCCGATCAAGTACCCGCAATACGCCAAGAAGCGCCGGGACCTGGTCTTACAATCCATGGCCAAAAACAAGGTCATTACCAGTGCGCAAGCCCAACAAGCCCAGGCCACTAGCATTTCGACCGGGTTAGTCAAGGACCACTCGTTGACCAGTGCCACCAGTGCGCACACCACCAAGGTGGTCGACGCCTACTTAAAGCAGGTCTACCAAGAATTGAAGGACAAGGGCTATAACACCACGACCGGGGGATTGAAAGTTTACACCAACCTGGATATGGGTGCCCAAAAGCACCTGTACAACATTGTCAATACCAGCAACTACGTCAACTTCCCGTCCAGTAAGTTCCAGGTGGGCTCAACGATTGTGAACCCGAATAACGGGAAGGTCGTCGCCATGATTGGGGGCCGGAAGACCGGTAACGTCACCTTCGGGTTGAACCGGGCCGTGCAAACCGACCGTTCCAGTGCGTCGACGGCTAAGCCGTTAATGGATTACGGGCCGGCCATTGAGCACCTCTACTACCCGACCTACGAACCCGTCAAGGATACCGCGTTTACCTATCCCGGGACCACGAAGAACCTGTACGACTGGGATCGTAAGTATCAAGGGACCATCACCATGCGTAAGGCCCTGTACGAATCCCGGAACATTCCGGCCGTGCGGACCCTACAAAACGTGGGGATCAAGAAGGCCACGGCCTTCCTGAAGGGCCTCGGAATGTCGTTTGACAAGACGTTGACCCTGCAAAACGGGATCGGGTTGTACATCTCCTCTGAACAGGAAGCCGCGGCTTACGCTGCCTTCGCTAACGGGGGAACCTACTACAAGCCGTACCTGGTTTCCAAGGTGGTCACCCAAGATGGTAAGGCCCACAACTACGCCTCGTCGGGAAGCAAGGCCATGTCCAGTGCGACCGCTTTTATGTTGACCGATATGATGAAGGACGTCATCACCAACGAAAACGGTTCTGGTCGTTCCGCCGCCATTTCCGGACTGTATCAAGCCGGTAAGACCGGGACGGACTCCTACCCAGACGATTACGCCGATCAGGTGCCCGATGGTGCCACGATGGACTCTTGGTTCACCGGTTACACCAAGAACTACGCCATTTCCGTCTGGACCGGTTACGATAAGCAGTTCCAGACCGGCCACTACGTCAGTGAAACTCAGACCTCGATTGCACAAGAAATTTATAAGTACGAAATGAGTTACCTAGCGCAACAGAGTCCCAACTCCGACTGGACGGCCCCGAGCACCGTCACGGCGACCAAGCAAAACGGCACGACCGAGTACTATGTGACCGGTCACGCCGGTACGGTCTCCGACACCACGGCAACCAGTCAATATGGCTCGACCAATACGACCAGTTCCTCGGCTTATAGCAGTAATGGTCAGGTCACCACGAATTCGAGTTCGCGAACCACGTCAAGCACCACTGAGTCCAGTACGTCGAAGGAATCCTCTAGTACGGAACAAAAGCCGACTGGCGGTGACGACGACAACACGGACAGCACCAGTACCACGAATTCATCTTCCACGACCACGTCTTCGGCCACATCCACTACTAAGGATGATACCAACAATCACACTAATGCTGCGTCCGACGCGGAAAGTTAATTAGCCGCAACTTAAAACGGACCACCCAGTTGACCATTACAGGTCAGCTGAGTGGTCCGTTTTGCCGTTTCGTGCAGCACGTTAAATCAGGTCTTTGAGCATGAATCGGTCCATGGTCGGGTGTTCGGCCACCCGGAGCGGCCCCGGTAACGGGCGAAAACCAGCCCGGTGGTAAACGTGCAGGGCCGCGGCTAACCGGTGGTGTGTTTCGAGGTACAGCTGGCGGTACCCGGCCTGTCGGGCAAAGGCTGCCACGTGCTGAATCAGCTGGTAACTTAGACCCTGCCCCTGCGCATCGGCCCGCAAGTACAGCTTCTGCAGCTCCGCCACGCCATGTGCTGCGTCATAGGCCGCTACTCCGGCCCCACCGACGACCCGTTGCGCGTTGACCACCACAAAATACTGCCGGTTGGCCTGGGCAGCGTAGAATTGGCTGAGTGTCGCCAACTCCGGATCATAGTAGGCCGTCCCGGGTAGCGCCAGACCCGCCGCTTGCAGGTCCGTTTGAATGATGTGGTACAGGGCCGAATCATCGGCCGGTTGGATGGGACGAATTTGCATGAAACCCCTCGCTTTCTTCATGGGGTTAGTTTAGCAACTATCAGTGAGTAAAGAAAGCCCCACATTCCCGTTTCAATGCGGCTGACCGTAACGATTCCACAAGTACGAGATTAACCATATTGTTCTGCTTTAGTCTACTAAATTGGCGACTAAAATCCGGTACTGATCGGCTGGTAACGCAATATTGTCTATAAACATTTTCATAAAATAGTCAATTTTTTAATCACTAAGCCCGCAAAAGTGTAGACTAAACTTAGATTCACGGGAGGATGATTTTCATGCAAAAATTGATTCAGGGGGCCCTAGCCGCCAGCGTCGGGTTAGGGTTATGGGCCGGACTCGCCACACCGGCCGCTGCTAGCTCACAATACTCCGCTAAACGATCGAACTCGGTCCGGCTAGTTTGGCGCCGCGCTATGGGCCGCCATGCCATGACGGCCACCCGGGGGGCACGGTACTCTAAGCACCTCGGTTTACGTTACGGCAATAACGCCGCGACGGTGACCTGGTATACCGACGCCCACGAGAAGCTCTACGAAAAAGATAAGCACGTTGCGGCTATCTACTATCACGTCACTAGCGCCGACGGTACCTTGCAAGGCTGGATCTGGCGCGGGTACCTTAAAGAAGGCGTTGCCAAGCCAAGCACCACGTCGACACCAGCCACTACCCAGCAGACGACCACGACGGTGGACCCCAACGACTTAGACCCCGACGACCTGCAATACCTGTACGACATTCAACACGCACCGGCCTACGCAGCGACTATCCGATCACTCTTTCCTGGGACCGTAAATGACCAGGACCTGGTCCAAGCGGCCGGGCAAGCCGCCTACACCACGGATGGTGAGGAAAGTCCCACCACGAGTGCGAGTGGACGCTTGATTCGCCTGCAAAGCGTCAATACCGCTAATCAACAACACATCGATCCTAGCCAGTACGCGCGTCTGCTCAGTGCGGCGGGGTATCCCGCTAACCAGCGCGCCAAGTTTACGGGCTGGCATATTGGGGTCGCTATTCACACGACCGAAACCGATGAAGGTATCAATCAAGGAGCCGTCTTCATCTACCTGCAGCCAACCGCATAATCCTAACGCTCAGCCTTCCAAGTACCGGCACTTGGGAGGTTGAGCGTTTATTTACGGGTTAATTTCATGAAAAAACTCGTACTCTGGGGATTTTTTGTGACTAATGATTCCAGCGCCGCACGCCAAAATTAAATTCATCATGTTTAAATTAAAGCCTCCTCATGAAATAAATATGCTATGATCATTTAACAAGGGGATGACGTGAGTATGACATCGTTTATTATCGCAATCATTTTAATTTATTTCATTCACGACCAATTTGAATTCAGTAAGATTACCCGTATCAGTTTCTGGATTATTCCACTTTCCACGCTTTATCAATTTTTCAATACGTTTGTTTTCAACCGGACTAACCTCTTGATTGTTGGCGGCTTAATTCTATTTTCCATCGCGATTGGTTACTATCAAGCCAGTCACACCAAGGTTCGTTTGGAAGAAACGTCCAATACTTTTTTCCGGGATGCCACCGGCCAGGAAGTGCCCCTATACAAAAAAGTGATCACCGCTCAGGGCGGGCGGCATTACCTGTATGGCTGGTTGCTCGTCCTGGTGGTGCAAATCCTGATTGAAGCCCTCTATCTTCACGAACCCCTAACCCCGGTCAAAATTTGGGACGTTTTTCTAGAAGAAGTCATAGCCGACCTCTTTAGCTTTAGTCGGTTCATTGATGGGTCGCACACCAGCTGGATTATCTGGGCCTTAGCTTCGTTTACCAGCTTCGGTTATACGTTCTGGATCGCCCGGTTGCACCCACTGGCCTACCGCAAGCTCTTCAACAAGGATAAGTTTGTCCGGATTACCGAAGAAAACTCGCGTAAATAAAGCACCATCCCGGCGCCTAGGCGGCGAGACAGTGCTTCCTCAAATCACGCTTAAACGGTCACGGCCGCTTAAGCGTGATTTTTAGCTTTAAGCTGATGGTAACTGGTCCAATTCCGCGCCCGTATACTCGTACGGCACGTGGGCCATTGATGGGACCTGGTCCCACTTGACCGGATAGCCGGCGCCGTGGGCACAGAACACCGAATCCGGCGTGTTCGGCAAGTCCGCCACCGGATCATAGGCCTGAGCCGCCACCACTTCGGCGGCGTTGTGGCACGGCCGGTAGCCGTCGATTAGGCATTCCAGCTGACCCTGTCCGTGGGTGTAAGCCCGGACCTCTTGGGAATACCCCTGCATTTCACTGACCGGGGCCACCCCGGTCAAGGCGACTAGGCCCGCGGCGTTCGGGGTGCTATCCGGCGTATCGAACTCGCCGTGCAAGCGTTGGATGTCACTCATGGCGCGGCCCAGTTGGTCTTGGCTCACCTCGAGGCGGAACCGGTACCAGGGCTCTAACAGTTGACACTGGTTTTGCGTTTTCAACATCATCAGCCCCTGCCGGACCGAACGCCAGGTGGCCTCGCGGAAGTCTCCGCCCACCGAATGAACGATGCTGGCGCGACCCGTGACCAGGGTTATTCGCACGTCGGTCAGTGGCGCACCCACCAAGACCCCCAGTTGGGTCTTGGCCTGTAAATTGGTCAAAACCTGATGTTGCCAGTTTTTCCCTAGAACCTCTAAGCTACAGTCGGCCGCCACCGTCAGCCCGCTACCGCGCGGCGTGGGCTGCATCAGCACGTGGACCTCGGCGTAATGCCGCAAGGGTTCGAAGTGCCCGACCCCTTCGACGGCGTGGGTGATGGTCTCACGGTACAGGATGCTGCCGGCATCGAAGCCCACGGTCAGGTGGAAACGATCCGCCAAAATCTGTTGCAGAATTTCCAGTTGAACGTCGCCCATAATCTGGACGCGTAATTCCTGTAGCTGACTGGACCACGACACGTGCAGTTGCGGGTCCTCATCCTCCAGCTCGCGTAACGCGGCCAAACAGGCGTGGAGATCTTCGGCTTGCGGGTCCAACGCGTAGGTCAGCACCGGTTGCATGGCCGGCGTTTCGGCGTTGGCTTGATTGCCGAGGCCCTGTCCCGGTTGGGTAGCGGTCAGTCCCGGAATCGCGCAGACTTCGCCGGCGTGGATCACCGGTTGGGCGGTAAACTTTTCACCATTATATTGACGGAGTTGGTTGGCCTTTTGGTCGCCCAAAACCACGTCTTTTGGCTTGAGCTCACCGCCAGTCACCCGCACCCAGGTTAGCCGCTCGTGCTTGTCCGTGTGCGAAATCTTAAAGACCTGCGCGCCAAACTCGGCGGGATACGCCGTGGCGGCGGTCCAGTGGTCCAATCCCGCCAGCAGGGCATCGACCCCGTCAACCTTTAGCGCCGACCCGAAATAACACGGAAAGACTTCGCGGCGTTGAATCAGTTGCCGGACCGTGTCGTCACTAAGTTGTCCGGTCTCCAAAAAGTCGGCCAGCACGTCATCGTCTTGCGAGGCCACGTCTTCGATGGTCGCCTCGCTCAACCCGTCCGTGGCGGTAAAGTCGAGGCAGCCCGCCGCAAAGTTGGCCTGGAGCTGGGCCAAAACTTGGGCCCGGTCGGTGCCGGTCACGTCCATTTTATTGAAGAAGATGAAGACCGGTACGTGGTAGCGCGCCAGCAAGCGCCACAGGGTACGGGTGTAGCCTTGAATCCCGTCGGTGCCCGAAACCACCAGGATGGCATAGTCCAAGACGCTGAGGACTTGTTCGGTTTGGGCCGCAAAGTCCACGTGTCCCGGGGTATCCAGCATGGTCAGCTTCAAATTGTGATACTGAAGATTGGCTTCGTGGGAAAAAATGGTGATGCCGCGCTGTTTTTCCAGCTCATCGGGGTCCAAAAAGGCATCCCCGTTGTCGACGCGGCCGAGTTGGCGTAACTCCCCGGAGCGGTACAGGAGCGCTTCGGATAACGTGGTCTTGCCGGCATCGACGTGGGCCACGATGCCCGTTACGATGTGTGTCATAGCATGACTTCCTTTAAGTTTAATTAATCGATTCATAAAAAAGAACTCTCATTTTAGTTTAGCAGATTCCCCGCGATTGCGACACTTTTAACCGCTTACGTCCCGACCTAGTGCTAAATTCACGGTTGTCAAGCCGCCCCGATTCGGGTATACTCACCTCATCAAATCAATTCCGATAGCGAACCGTGCGTTCGTCATGTTACTAGTAGACACTGTTGCTAGGCTGGAAGAGCCTAAAGGAGTGTCTTTTTTATGTTCAAAAATGCTAAAACTGCTTTAATTCTACTGACCGCCATGAACCTCCGCCTAGCCGTCACCGCCGTTACGCCTCTGTTCGGCGCCATCCAACGGGCGCTACACGTGACCAGCGCCACCACCGCCCTGCTGGTCACCCTGCCATTACTCTGTTTTGCCGGCGGAGCGCTTCTCACGCCGCGGTTACACCAGCGGTTCGGCGCTAAGCCCTTGCTGATTACGTTGACCGGACTGCTGGTGCTTGCTAACTTCCTACGTCCAATCAACGTCGTTTGGCTGTTGAGCGGCACCCTCCTGATTGGGCTCGCCATCGCCGGGTTGAACGTGCTGGTACCCATCATGGTAGCGCAAACCAGTTCGTCGTCCGCCGCCACGACTCGGCTGACCAGTGCCTACGCCGTCACCATGAACGTGGTCGCCGCTTGCGGCACCGCCCTGGTGATGCCGCTGGCCCAACGCTGGAGCTGGGCGGCCGTCTTACGTAGCTTTGCGTTGCCCGCCGCCATTACCTTAGTCGCGGCCCTCTGGGTCAAATTCCCGCGGCCGTCTCGTCAGTCCCCCACCACGAGCGAACACGGAAACCCATTGTCTCTCTTGAAACGCGACCGCACCGCCCGGTTATTAACGGTGTTCATGGGCCTACAATCGCTGATTTTCTACAGTTTGATTGCCTGGCTCCCCGACATTTTCTACGCCCTGGGCGCCACCACCACGCAGGCCGGCAACTTGCTGGCCGTCTTCCAACTGGTGGGCATCCCCGCCGCGCTGGTCTTAAACTGGGTGACCAACCCGCGCCATTTGCTCTGGGGCCTGGGGGGTGGGTATCTGGTGGGACTTCTCAGTCTGTTTTGGCCAGGCGCCGGTTGGTGGATCGCCGCCGGTGTACTGGGTTTTACCGCCGCATTGATTTTCAGTCTGGCCTTAAACCTCATCGCCACCAGTAGTGCGGTGGTGACTACGGTCGCCCACCGCTCGGCCCTGGCTCAATCCGTGGGTTATTTGCTGGCCGCCGCGGGCCCCGTGATTTTGGGAAACCTGCACGACGTGACCCAGACCTGGTTACCCGTTTTAGGCGTGCTGGGTCTCCTCAGTGGGTTAACCCTCACGGTGGGCTTGCACCTAAGTCGCTAAAAAACGCGTTACCGGTCAGTCAGCAACGCGTTTAGCGGTTAAATATCGTTCGGGTCCTCCTCGTGCCGGTCAATGGCCGGGCCAATCACCAGCGATTCGGCCAGCAGGACTTCGTTATACAGCTGGAAAACGAAGTCCTGATACTTAACTTCACTTTGCGAAATCATGTCTAGGTATTGCCGTTCCTGGGCGAAGGCGGTGATGAACGCCCGCATCTCTAGTTCCTTTTCGGCGCCGGTAAAGTCGGGGTGTCGGACCACCTCCAGCCAGGCCTTGGTGAAGTCGCGCACCCGGGTCTTTTGTTTCTGCGATTGCAGGTCAAAGATCACGGACGCCTTGACGTTGGGTGGCAGGTACATCTTCTGGACCGTCTCGATGGCCTGGTGCACCATGGTTGCGCGTACCTGGTCCAACTCCTGGGCCGCGTCCCGGTTGGTCACGTCCTTAGGCAGGATGAACCGAAAGACCACGGTTGGTACCAACAAGCTTAAGATAATCAACGTGCTTTCGGCCATCAGCACCAGGTTGAAATCGCCGTGCTGTACCGGCATGTCGGCCAGCGTATAGGCCAACGCCAACGTTACGGCCCCGTGGACTCCGCCCAGCGCAAAGATCCAGCCGGACCGGTTACTGAAGTGGAGCCGCAAGCGACCAAAGGCGTACCGGACCGCCACGTTGATTACGTACAGTAGGACACCGATGATCAACCAGTTGAGCGAGTCCGTAGTCATCCGGTCATCAGCGATAATTTTTAGGAACATGAACCCCAGGACCACGAAGACGATGCTGTTAAAGATCTCGGTGATCATGTCTTCCAAGTCGAGTCCCAGGTGAATCTGTCGCGAGTTTAACAACCGACTACGCTGGGCCTCCGCGTTACTGACCAACCCGGCACAGACCACGGCGATGATCCCCGAGACCCGAATGGCCTCCGAGGCGTAGTACAGCACGAACGGCGTGATCACGTACAACAGGATCTGCGCGTTTAACGGGTTGTACGAGGTCCGCATCAACAGCTGTCGAAACAGGGTCAACGCCCAGGCGACCACGAACCCGAACAACGCCCCGCCGACCGCCGAAATCAAAAAGTCGACGATGGTTTCTTGGTAGTTGATGTAGCCGTTGACGTACCACAGCGCGGCCATGTTCAGCAGGATGATCCCGGAGGCGTCGTTAAACAGCGACTCCATCTTGAGGAAGACCCCCTCCTTTTGCGGACTCCGCAGGCCATTCGGCACCGACTCCATGGCCGTGGCGTCGGTGGGCGTGCTGATGGCCGCTAAGATGAAGGCCAGCGGCAGGCTGACCCCGGCGGCCGCCCAGACGCCAAAGCCCGCTAAGATCAGGCACAGGATAACCAGGACCACGGTGGTTTGCAGGATATGGTGAAATTCGCGGCCCACCGCGTTTAACCGCGTGGCCTGCCCCTCGAAAAACAGTAACGGTGCCACGACCATCCCGATGAAGATGTCCGAGTTAAACGCCGCCACGTGGTGTCCCAACGCCGGGATCAGGTAAATGATGGCCCCGCCCACCAGGCTGATGTAGCTGACCGAGATGCGCGGAAAGGCCTGGGACAGAAAGATACTGATCACGGCGACCAGGACCAGAATAAAGGTTGAAATCATTTGGCTCATTGACAGGCGTCCCCCTTGATAACATGGATACTTAATTAACTAAAATATACCACACCTCCGCTCATCCCGGGGATGCAAGGCCTTGGGGCAGTCCGGCAAAAAAACATATTAAATGATTTATACATCAGTCTTCTATAGTAGTCCGTTCCAGCGGCCCCAGTAGTTCAGACCCTTACCGAATTTTTGGCGTTGACACCCGGCCGTAACCGGCCTACCGTAAGGAACAAGTTTTACAGTTGAACGCGAGATCAGGAAGAGTACGTTAACCGCCCCCGCCAAGAGAGCCTCCGGTAGCTGCAAAGGAGGTCCCCGGCCGTTAATCGAAGATGAACCTGAGAGCTAACGATCGGTGCCAGCTGGTCGTCCGACGCCGTGACCCGTTACCGTCACCGACTTTTGGCAACAGAAGTTACGGAGCGGCTGGGCGTGAGTCTAGTCCAAAGCGGGGTGGCACCACGGGAAATCGTCCTCATGTTTACGCAACATGGCGACGATTTTTTAGTTTGCAAAGGAGATGGC
Above is a window of Levilactobacillus zymae DNA encoding:
- a CDS encoding DUF1273 domain-containing protein — protein: MSRLWLTGYRSYELGVFGTEDPKLLVIKATLKKLLIEKIENGVDWLITGGQLGVEQWAIEVGLALKATYPELKIAMMTPFAEFGSQWNENNQAVYGQLASRVDFHQAVSSQPYRGPQQLRNYQEFMLTHTDEAVLVYDLEVSGKPQYDYRAIDRYRERHPYPLTLIDMDWLQESANEYQENLNNSSQND
- a CDS encoding transglycosylase domain-containing protein, with the protein product MSGHNEPRETRMSRRAAEQQRPAAGPQKPRRNGWRTFRRILYVLVAIVVLGLLAGAGLFFYYAQSAPKISQSALSSDASTRVYDADGKVISRLGAQNRTYVKAKNIPVLLAKAVVSTEDRRFYKNNGIDPVRIIGAAFANVTGSSLGMQGGSTLTQQLVKLSVFSTAASDRTLKRKAQEAWLALKVDHDYSKPQILEYYINKVYMGNGVYGMQTAAQYYYGKKLTELNLAQLAQLAGMPQSPVSYDPIKYPQYAKKRRDLVLQSMAKNKVITSAQAQQAQATSISTGLVKDHSLTSATSAHTTKVVDAYLKQVYQELKDKGYNTTTGGLKVYTNLDMGAQKHLYNIVNTSNYVNFPSSKFQVGSTIVNPNNGKVVAMIGGRKTGNVTFGLNRAVQTDRSSASTAKPLMDYGPAIEHLYYPTYEPVKDTAFTYPGTTKNLYDWDRKYQGTITMRKALYESRNIPAVRTLQNVGIKKATAFLKGLGMSFDKTLTLQNGIGLYISSEQEAAAYAAFANGGTYYKPYLVSKVVTQDGKAHNYASSGSKAMSSATAFMLTDMMKDVITNENGSGRSAAISGLYQAGKTGTDSYPDDYADQVPDGATMDSWFTGYTKNYAISVWTGYDKQFQTGHYVSETQTSIAQEIYKYEMSYLAQQSPNSDWTAPSTVTATKQNGTTEYYVTGHAGTVSDTTATSQYGSTNTTSSSAYSSNGQVTTNSSSRTTSSTTESSTSKESSSTEQKPTGGDDDNTDSTSTTNSSSTTTSSATSTTKDDTNNHTNAASDAES
- the recU gene encoding Holliday junction resolvase RecU, which produces MTIRYPNGHAYRAPATTHATHFSDTYTNYGKRGMSLEEALNESNVYYETHGIAVVHKKPTPIRIVKVDYPKRSAAVIKEAYFSTASTTDYNGVYQGRYLDFDAKETRNKTAFPLKNFHQHQIDHFRACTAQGGICFAIIKFVAHQEVYLYRAEDLFTFWDDQATGGRKSIPYTEIAAHGILITPHIQPLIPYLKAVDQLFA
- a CDS encoding GNAT family N-acetyltransferase, whose amino-acid sequence is MQIRPIQPADDSALYHIIQTDLQAAGLALPGTAYYDPELATLSQFYAAQANRQYFVVVNAQRVVGGAGVAAYDAAHGVAELQKLYLRADAQGQGLSYQLIQHVAAFARQAGYRQLYLETHHRLAAALHVYHRAGFRPLPGPLRVAEHPTMDRFMLKDLI
- the gpsB gene encoding cell division regulator GpsB — translated: MENVNFTPKEILQKQFRQKMRGYDPDDVDSFLDNVIKDYDTFVKENQRLQEENERLLAKVDELTKQVQVGASQPQTTTASPAASNVTNMDILKRLSNLERHVFGSQLDNDPNESHRL
- a CDS encoding sodium:proton antiporter, whose product is MSQMISTFILVLVAVISIFLSQAFPRISVSYISLVGGAIIYLIPALGHHVAAFNSDIFIGMVVAPLLFFEGQATRLNAVGREFHHILQTTVVLVILCLILAGFGVWAAAGVSLPLAFILAAISTPTDATAMESVPNGLRSPQKEGVFLKMESLFNDASGIILLNMAALWYVNGYINYQETIVDFLISAVGGALFGFVVAWALTLFRQLLMRTSYNPLNAQILLYVITPFVLYYASEAIRVSGIIAVVCAGLVSNAEAQRSRLLNSRQIHLGLDLEDMITEIFNSIVFVVLGFMFLKIIADDRMTTDSLNWLIIGVLLYVINVAVRYAFGRLRLHFSNRSGWIFALGGVHGAVTLALAYTLADMPVQHGDFNLVLMAESTLIILSLLVPTVVFRFILPKDVTNRDAAQELDQVRATMVHQAIETVQKMYLPPNVKASVIFDLQSQKQKTRVRDFTKAWLEVVRHPDFTGAEKELEMRAFITAFAQERQYLDMISQSEVKYQDFVFQLYNEVLLAESLVIGPAIDRHEEDPNDI
- a CDS encoding MFS transporter → MFKNAKTALILLTAMNLRLAVTAVTPLFGAIQRALHVTSATTALLVTLPLLCFAGGALLTPRLHQRFGAKPLLITLTGLLVLANFLRPINVVWLLSGTLLIGLAIAGLNVLVPIMVAQTSSSSAATTRLTSAYAVTMNVVAACGTALVMPLAQRWSWAAVLRSFALPAAITLVAALWVKFPRPSRQSPTTSEHGNPLSLLKRDRTARLLTVFMGLQSLIFYSLIAWLPDIFYALGATTTQAGNLLAVFQLVGIPAALVLNWVTNPRHLLWGLGGGYLVGLLSLFWPGAGWWIAAGVLGFTAALIFSLALNLIATSSAVVTTVAHRSALAQSVGYLLAAAGPVILGNLHDVTQTWLPVLGVLGLLSGLTLTVGLHLSR
- a CDS encoding TetM/TetW/TetO/TetS family tetracycline resistance ribosomal protection protein; the encoded protein is MTHIVTGIVAHVDAGKTTLSEALLYRSGELRQLGRVDNGDAFLDPDELEKQRGITIFSHEANLQYHNLKLTMLDTPGHVDFAAQTEQVLSVLDYAILVVSGTDGIQGYTRTLWRLLARYHVPVFIFFNKMDVTGTDRAQVLAQLQANFAAGCLDFTATDGLSEATIEDVASQDDDVLADFLETGQLSDDTVRQLIQRREVFPCYFGSALKVDGVDALLAGLDHWTAATAYPAEFGAQVFKISHTDKHERLTWVRVTGGELKPKDVVLGDQKANQLRQYNGEKFTAQPVIHAGEVCAIPGLTATQPGQGLGNQANAETPAMQPVLTYALDPQAEDLHACLAALRELEDEDPQLHVSWSSQLQELRVQIMGDVQLEILQQILADRFHLTVGFDAGSILYRETITHAVEGVGHFEPLRHYAEVHVLMQPTPRGSGLTVAADCSLEVLGKNWQHQVLTNLQAKTQLGVLVGAPLTDVRITLVTGRASIVHSVGGDFREATWRSVRQGLMMLKTQNQCQLLEPWYRFRLEVSQDQLGRAMSDIQRLHGEFDTPDSTPNAAGLVALTGVAPVSEMQGYSQEVRAYTHGQGQLECLIDGYRPCHNAAEVVAAQAYDPVADLPNTPDSVFCAHGAGYPVKWDQVPSMAHVPYEYTGAELDQLPSA